A section of the Acanthochromis polyacanthus isolate Apoly-LR-REF ecotype Palm Island chromosome 13, KAUST_Apoly_ChrSc, whole genome shotgun sequence genome encodes:
- the nmd3 gene encoding 60S ribosomal export protein NMD3, with translation MEYMQAPAPSSQGNILCCTCGVPIPPNPANMCVACLRTQVDISEGIPKQVTVHFCKQCERYLQPPATWVQCALESRELLALCLKKLKSSMTKVRLIDAGFLWTEPHSKRIKMKLTIQKEVMNGAILQQVFVVEFVVQYQMCDDCHRVEAKDFWKAVVQVRQKTVHKKTFYYLEQLILKHKLHQNALNIKEIHEGIDFYYGSKQHAQKMVDFLQCTVPCRSKTSQRLISHDIHSNTYNYKSTFSVEIVPVCKDNVVCLSPRLAQSLGNMGQVCVCVRVTSTIHLIDPRTLQIAEVDGNTYWRNPFNSLCNPRQLEEFIVMDIDIIRDQKLGAGAGMRSNKHTLADVWVQKTSEMDTSQQYHCRTFLGHLLNIGDLVMGFDFANSNINDDYLNQMNPHHVPDVVLIKKSYDRSRRVKRRNWKLQEMAKDREGMDTDDERQYQDFLEDLEEDESLRKNVNIYRDAAKIPVESDTDDDGAPRISLMEMLEELSLNDATGGEGADMMTD, from the exons CCTGTGCTGCACCTGTGGTGTCCCCATTCCTCCCAACCCGGCCAACATGTGTGTAGCCTGCCTCCGTACTCAGGTAGACATCTCAGAGGGAATCCCCAAGCAAGTCACAGTGCACTTCTGCAAGCAGTGTGAACG ATACCTGCAGCCCCCGGCCACTTGGGTGCAGTGTGCTTTGGAATCCAGGGAACTTCTGGCCCTTTGCTTGAAAAAACTTAAGAGCTCCATGACTAAA GTGCGTCTCATTGATGCTGGCTTCCTGTGGACGGAGCCACACTCTAAAAGGATTAAGATGAAACTGACCATCCAGAAAGAG GTGATGAATGGGGCGATCCTGCAGCAGGTGTTTGTGGTCGAGTTTGTCGTCCAGTACCAGATGTGTGACGACTGCCACCGTGTGGAGGCCAAAGACTTCTGGAAGGCCGTGGTTCAGGTTCGACAGAAG actGTTCATAAAAAGACTTTCTACTATTTAGAACAGCTGATCCTCAAGCATAAGCTCCACCAGAATGCGCTCAACATCAAAGAAATCCATG AGGGGATTGATTTCTACTACGGCTCCAAGCAGCACGCTCAGAAGATGGTTGACTTCTTGCAGTGCACCGTGCCCTGCAG GTCGAAGACATCCCAGCGCCTCATCTCTCACGACATCCACTCGAACACGTACAACTACAAGAGTACCTTCTCTGTGGAGATTGTACCTGTCTGCAAG GACAACGTAGTGTGCCTTTCACCGCGGCTGGCGCAGAGCCTCGGGAACATGGGTCAAGTCTGCGTGTGCGTCCGTGTCACCAGCACCATCCATCTCATTGATCCCCGCACCCTGCAGA TTGCTGAGGTGGATGGGAACACATACTGGCGCAATCCCTTCAACAGTCTCTGTAACCCGCGGCAACTGGAGGAGTTCATCGTTATGGACATTGACATCATCAGAGACCAGAAGCTGGGTGCTGGAGCTGGCATGAGGTCCAACAAG cacaCCCTGGCTGATGTATGggttcagaaaacatcagagaTGGATACCAGCCAGCAGTATCACTGCCGTACATTCCTGGGCCACCTGCTGAACATCGGAGACCTGGTGATGGG GTTTGACTTTGCCAATTCCAACATTAACGATGACTACCTGAATCAGATGAACCCCCATCATGTCCCCGATGTG GTGTTGATCAAGAAAAGCTACGACCGCAGCAGGAGGGTGAAGCGCAGGAACTGGAAATTGCAGGAGATGGCCAAAGACCGTGAAGGCATGGACACAGATGATGAGAG ACAATACCAGGACTTCCTGGAGGACCTGGAGGAAGATGAGTCTCTGAGGAAGAATGTCAATATCTACAGAG ATGCGGCAAAGATCCCGGTGGAGAGCGACACTGATGATGACGGAGCGCCACGCATCTCCCTGATGGAGATGCTGGAGGAGCTCAGCCTAAACGATGCCACAGGAGGAGAGGGTGCCGACATGATGACAGACTAG
- the sptssb gene encoding serine palmitoyltransferase small subunit B → MNFKNLREYLAWLYYQYLLITGIYVLEPWEKSIFNSIFFSAIAMVIYTSYVFVPIHVRLALEFFFGIFGGQPESTMALMN, encoded by the coding sequence ATGAACTTCAAGAACCTGAGGGAGTACTTGGCCTGGTTGTACTACCAGTACCTGCTCATCACCGGCATCTATGTCCTGGAGCCGTGGGAAAAATCCATCTTCAACTCCATCTTCTTCTCTGCCATCGCCATGGTGATCTACACCTCATACGTCTTCGTTCCCATCCACGTTCGCCTGGCGCTGGAGTTCTTTTTTGGGATCTTCGGCGGCCAGCCTGAGAGCACCATGGCGCTCATGaactag